In a genomic window of Oreochromis aureus strain Israel breed Guangdong linkage group 13, ZZ_aureus, whole genome shotgun sequence:
- the tmem87b gene encoding transmembrane protein 87A isoform X1, with product MAAACGMRTWSCPTRGLNCPWMVFSVIILNIINGAVAAPETGLWKITVVNTSRPLMLRKSMYKDTDVELKVTSCSCPAEVNFTIRWFLKYYPCHNEYNNIEEMYERTPLSRGESLDPNPMVPGEYIEHKHGPIVCISGLCSFPMLKKAKADPHVSSAVEDKNDTKWIAEEYDTSSATKNSSVKIRDHVIATTWKDGPYLLVVTIESSKPKANWSLTFNVVMKGSHGYISVTEWPLMIFYMVMCVVYILYALLWFLWAACYWKDLLRIQFWIAGVIFLGMVEKAVFCAEYENTNTVGSASPSLLIFAELVSALKRTLARLLVIIVSLGYGIVKPRLGTVMHRVVGLGILYLAFASIEGVLRITGGRDNGRALITAIVLAVFDSCAIWFIFVSLAQTIKTLKLRRNPVKLSLYRHFTNTLIFAVIASIIFMGWTAKKFRLAECQSDWIELWVEDAFWRFLFSVILLVIMFLWRPSANNQRYAFTPLIDDSDDEEIEEFIASTNLADGIKLRATKSETNGTVKPAETNPDEDLKWVEDNIPTSLTDVALPILLDSDEEIMTTKYEMSKLE from the exons ATGGCTGCTGCATGCGGGATGCGGACGTGGAGCTGTCCGACCAGAGGACTTAACTGTCCGTGGATGGTGTTTTCTGTAATTATACTCAACATTATCAATGGAGCTGTTGCAGCGCCAGAGACAGGGCTTTGGAAAATAACAGTTGTTAAT ACCTCAAGACCATTGATGTTAAGGAAATCAATGTATAAagacactgatgttgaactGAAAG TAACGTCATGTAGCTGTCCTGCGGAGGTGAACTTCACTATTCGCTGGTTTTTGAAATACTACCCCTGTCACAACGAATACAACAATATTGAA GAGATGTATGAGAGGACACCTCTGAGTCGTGGGGAGAGTCTGGATCCAAATCCAATGGTACCAGGGGAATACATCGAACACAAACACGGTCCGATTGTATGCATCAGTGGGCTCTGCTCCTTCCCGATGCTCAAA AAAGCAAAGGCAGATCCACATGTGTCCTCTGCGGTTGAA gataaaaatgacacaaaatggATTGCCGAGGAGTATGACACCAGCAGTGCTACGAAGAACAGCAGTGTGAAAATCAGAGACCACGTCATAGCCACCACTTGGAAGGATGGTCCTTACCTGCTAGTCGTTACGATTGAGTCTAGTAAACCGAAAGCCAACTGGAGTTTAACAT ttaaTGTGGTAATGAAGGGCAGCCACGGCTACATTTCTGTCACAGAATGGcctctcatgatt TTCTACATGGTGATGTGCGTCGTGTACATCCTGTACGCCCTGTTGTGGTTTCTCTGGGCGGCCTGCTATTGGAAAGATCTCCTAAGGATCCAGTTTTGGATAGCAGGGGTCATATTCCTCGGCATGGTGGAGAAGGCCGTCTTCTGCGCCGAATACGAAAACACCAATACTGTCGGCTCTGCCT CTCCAAGTTTGCTGATCTTTGCTGAGTTGGTCTCTGCCCTCAAGAGGACTCTGGCTCGTCTGCTCGTCATCATCGTCAGCCTTGGCTATGGCATCGTGAA accTCGATTGGGGACAGTGATGCACAGAGTAGTTGGGCTTGGCATCCTCTACTTGGCCTTTGCTAGCATTGAGGGTGTCCTGAGGATTACAGGG GGTCGAGACAATGGCCGCGCTCTCATCACAGCAATTGTTCTGGCTGTGTTTGACTCCTGCGCCATCTGGTTC ATTTTTGTCAGCTTGGCACAAACCATCAAGACTCTGAAACTGAGGAGAAACCCCGTCAAGCTGTCACTCTACAGGCACTTTACAAACACACTAATATTTGCTGTCATTG CTTCCATCATTTTCATGGGTTGGACGGCAAAAAAATTTCGATTAGCAGAATGCCAGTCT GATTGGATTGAGTTGTGGGTAGAAGATGCTTTCTGGAGGTTCCTGTTCTCTGTCATTCTGCTCGTCATAATGTTCTTATGGAGACCGTCTGCAAACAACCAAAG GTACGCTTTCACACCTCTCATAGATGACTCTGATGATGAGGAGATTGAGGAGTTTATTGCATCTACAAACCTTG CTGATGGTATAAAGTTGAGAGCGACTAAAAGTGAGACAAATGGTACAGTGAAGCCTGCAGAAACAAACCCA GATGAAGACTTGAAATGGGTCGAGGATAATATTCCTACCTCTCTAACTGATGT AGCTCTACCGATCCTGCTCGACTCAGATGAG GAAATCATGACAACCAAGTATGAAATGTCAAAGCTGGAATGA
- the tmem87b gene encoding transmembrane protein 87A isoform X2, whose translation MAAACGMRTWSCPTRGLNCPWMVFSVIILNIINGAVAAPETGLWKITVVNTSRPLMLRKSMYKDTDVELKVTSCSCPAEVNFTIRWFLKYYPCHNEYNNIEEMYERTPLSRGESLDPNPMVPGEYIEHKHGPIVCISGLCSFPMLKKAKADPHVSSAVEDKNDTKWIAEEYDTSSATKNSSVKIRDHVIATTWKDGPYLLVVTIESSKPKANWSLTFNVVMKGSHGYISVTEWPLMIFYMVMCVVYILYALLWFLWAACYWKDLLRIQFWIAGVIFLGMVEKAVFCAEYENTNTVGSASPSLLIFAELVSALKRTLARLLVIIVSLGYGIVKPRLGTVMHRVVGLGILYLAFASIEGVLRITGAKDSDLALLANIPLALLDSSLCWWIFVSLAQTIKTLKLRRNPVKLSLYRHFTNTLIFAVIASIIFMGWTAKKFRLAECQSDWIELWVEDAFWRFLFSVILLVIMFLWRPSANNQRYAFTPLIDDSDDEEIEEFIASTNLADGIKLRATKSETNGTVKPAETNPDEDLKWVEDNIPTSLTDVALPILLDSDEEIMTTKYEMSKLE comes from the exons ATGGCTGCTGCATGCGGGATGCGGACGTGGAGCTGTCCGACCAGAGGACTTAACTGTCCGTGGATGGTGTTTTCTGTAATTATACTCAACATTATCAATGGAGCTGTTGCAGCGCCAGAGACAGGGCTTTGGAAAATAACAGTTGTTAAT ACCTCAAGACCATTGATGTTAAGGAAATCAATGTATAAagacactgatgttgaactGAAAG TAACGTCATGTAGCTGTCCTGCGGAGGTGAACTTCACTATTCGCTGGTTTTTGAAATACTACCCCTGTCACAACGAATACAACAATATTGAA GAGATGTATGAGAGGACACCTCTGAGTCGTGGGGAGAGTCTGGATCCAAATCCAATGGTACCAGGGGAATACATCGAACACAAACACGGTCCGATTGTATGCATCAGTGGGCTCTGCTCCTTCCCGATGCTCAAA AAAGCAAAGGCAGATCCACATGTGTCCTCTGCGGTTGAA gataaaaatgacacaaaatggATTGCCGAGGAGTATGACACCAGCAGTGCTACGAAGAACAGCAGTGTGAAAATCAGAGACCACGTCATAGCCACCACTTGGAAGGATGGTCCTTACCTGCTAGTCGTTACGATTGAGTCTAGTAAACCGAAAGCCAACTGGAGTTTAACAT ttaaTGTGGTAATGAAGGGCAGCCACGGCTACATTTCTGTCACAGAATGGcctctcatgatt TTCTACATGGTGATGTGCGTCGTGTACATCCTGTACGCCCTGTTGTGGTTTCTCTGGGCGGCCTGCTATTGGAAAGATCTCCTAAGGATCCAGTTTTGGATAGCAGGGGTCATATTCCTCGGCATGGTGGAGAAGGCCGTCTTCTGCGCCGAATACGAAAACACCAATACTGTCGGCTCTGCCT CTCCAAGTTTGCTGATCTTTGCTGAGTTGGTCTCTGCCCTCAAGAGGACTCTGGCTCGTCTGCTCGTCATCATCGTCAGCCTTGGCTATGGCATCGTGAA accTCGATTGGGGACAGTGATGCACAGAGTAGTTGGGCTTGGCATCCTCTACTTGGCCTTTGCTAGCATTGAGGGTGTCCTGAGGATTACAGGG GCAAAAGACTCTGACTTGGCTCTGCTGGCCAACATTCCCCTGGCTCTGCTTGACTCTTCTTTATGCTGGTGG ATTTTTGTCAGCTTGGCACAAACCATCAAGACTCTGAAACTGAGGAGAAACCCCGTCAAGCTGTCACTCTACAGGCACTTTACAAACACACTAATATTTGCTGTCATTG CTTCCATCATTTTCATGGGTTGGACGGCAAAAAAATTTCGATTAGCAGAATGCCAGTCT GATTGGATTGAGTTGTGGGTAGAAGATGCTTTCTGGAGGTTCCTGTTCTCTGTCATTCTGCTCGTCATAATGTTCTTATGGAGACCGTCTGCAAACAACCAAAG GTACGCTTTCACACCTCTCATAGATGACTCTGATGATGAGGAGATTGAGGAGTTTATTGCATCTACAAACCTTG CTGATGGTATAAAGTTGAGAGCGACTAAAAGTGAGACAAATGGTACAGTGAAGCCTGCAGAAACAAACCCA GATGAAGACTTGAAATGGGTCGAGGATAATATTCCTACCTCTCTAACTGATGT AGCTCTACCGATCCTGCTCGACTCAGATGAG GAAATCATGACAACCAAGTATGAAATGTCAAAGCTGGAATGA